In Erigeron canadensis isolate Cc75 chromosome 6, C_canadensis_v1, whole genome shotgun sequence, the following are encoded in one genomic region:
- the LOC122604342 gene encoding uncharacterized protein LOC122604342, producing the protein MTTHIWSILDHKESLWVKWIHSYRLSNRSFWDVPIPSNCSWGWHKYYSFEIRNAGFSLHIKVSDLVMDGNWKWPDEWLDLYPALNGLPSIIIRPHIPDSLYWKDKDGNEVEFSSYAIWNTLRQHHQQVPWGNGVWHTVRHLAYMQNVQEKWDDVAEWMIQKRKSNLARTVIGKLLVAATTYFIWQERNMRLQSNKSRPVEKILDIISTRVRLKLVTLRFKNTKLANHMVEDWNLPRHLVIYDQGRID; encoded by the exons ATGACCACTCACATTTGGAGCATTCTCGATCATAAAGAATCTTTATGGGTGAAATGGATACACTCGTATAGACTCTCTAATCGTAGCTTTTGGGATGTCCCCATTCCTTCCAACTGCAGCTGGGGATGGCATAAATATTACAGCTTTGAGATCAG GAATGCGGGATTTTCATTACATATCAAAGTGAGTGACCTAGTGATGGATGGAAATTGGAAATGGCCTGATGAATGGCTGGATTTATACCCTGCTTTAAACGGTTTACCTTCTATTATCATAAGGCCGCATATTCCTGATTCTCTATATTGGAAAGATAAAGATGGTAATGAGGTGGAGTTCTCGTCGTATGCAATATGGAACACATTAAGGCAGCATCATCAGCAGGTTCCATGGGGGAATGGG GTTTGGCATACAGTTCGGCATTTAGCTTACATGCAAAACGTTCAAGAAAAATGGGATGATGTAGCTGAATGGATGATTCAAAAGAGGAAGTCGAATTTAGCAAGAACGGTAATTGGTAAATTATTAGTTGCTGCTACGACATACTTCATATGGCAAGAGCGAAACATGAGACTCCAATCCAATAAATCAAGACCTGTGGAGAAGATCTTGGATATAATATCCACTAGAGTCCGGTTAAAGCTTGTAACATTGCGGTTCAAGAATACAAAGCTTGCTAATCATATGGTAGAAGATTGGAATTTGCCTAGGCATTTGGTGATTTACGACCAAGGAAGGATTGATTAG